AGGAAAAACCCATCTCATGCATGCCATCGGTCACCGCATTCTAAAAAGCCATCCTCATTTAAAAGTGCTCTATATTTCCAGTGAAAAATTTACTAATGAACTCATCAATTCCATCCGTGATGGCAATCCTGAAGATTTTCGCCAAAAATACCGCAATATCGATGTACTACTCGTAGATGACATTCAGTTTCTTTCTAAAAAGGAACACACTCAGGAAGAATTTTTCCACACCTTTAATACGCTGCACGAAGCCAATAAGCAAATTATTATTTCCAGCGACAGGCCCCCCAGGGAAATTCAAACCCTCGAAGATCGCCTGCGTTCCCGTTTCGAATGGGGCATGATCGCCGACATTCAAGCGCCAGACTTAGAAACTCGTATTGCTATTTTACGTAAGAAAGCAATTATTGAAAACTTAGATGTTCCCAGCGACGTTATTGTCTTCATTGCCAGCCGCATCGACAGTAACATTCGAGAATTGGAAGGCTCGCTCATTCGCGTCATGGCCTACGCTTCTCTTGTCAAACAACCTGTTACTATTGCTCTCGCAACAGAAACGCTAAAAGACATTTTTCCTGCCAATCAGCCGAGGCAAATCACAATCGAATTAATTCAAGATATTGTCGCCGTATATTTTAAACTGAAAGTCGACGATTTGCTGGCTAAAAAACGGACCCGCAATGTTACGTATCCACGACAAATCGCTATGTATTTGGCCCGTGAGCTTACGGACACCTCTCTACCTCGCATCGGCGAAATGTTTGGCGGCCGCGATCATACTACCGTCATCCACGCCTATGATAAGATCGGACGAGAGCGAAATGAGGATGCCAAACTCAGCCAAACCCTAAAAGAATTAGTTAAACGCATCGAAAATGTGTAGTTTGTGTATAACCTTGTGAGTAACCAATAGAATGTCCTGTCGATAAAGTGTGCATATCTTTTACACCTCATTTTCCTGTTAATTTTGTGGATAACTTGACTCTAGAACATCCACAACTTACACACAAGCGCAAACTCAATGTTTTCCACAGCTCTATCCACTTATCCACACAGCCCACACCCCCTACTACTATTACGACTATATTTTCTATATATATAAGCACGTATTAATAAGCAAAACCTACCCTGAAGGAGGCTGCTTCTAAATGAGAATAACCTGTCAACAAGACATATTGAACCAAGCTTTACAAACCGTACAAATTGCCGTTCCCTCTAAAGCGCAAATACCCGTCTTAAGCGGCATCTATTTGAATGCAGAAGACGGTTGCCTGCAATTGCAAGCCAGCGACCATCAGACAAGCATGATTTACACGATGGAGGCAGAGATAGCTGAACCAGGCGAGATGGTAGTTTCTGGACGTTATTTTTATGATCTGATTCGTCGTTTACCTTCACAAACCGTTACTTTATCTAAAGAAATTTCCTCGAATACGTTGAAGCTGGTCAGTACGGAGGAAGCAACCGGCCGTTACGACTATCAGCTGCTTACGATACCACCCCAAGATTTTCCAGTTTTAAAACCGCAAGAAGGACGTACTTCTTTTTCTATTTGGGATCATGTATTAAAAGATCTTGTCAAGAAAACTTGCTTTTCTTGTTCTAATGATGAAGCTCGACCTATCTTTACAGGTTGTTTGATAGAAATTAACGAAGGCGTCATTCAGATGATAGCTACCGACACGCACCGCATGGCTTTAGCTCAAAATGGCATAGAACCAGCAACAACAACGGCCAAAATGATTATCCCAGCCAAACTTTTAAATGAAATCTGCCGCATTGTGCCGGCTAATACGCAAATTCAAGTGCATTTATTAGATGGGCAGGTTGCTTTTGTTTTTGGTTCGGTATACTTAGTTACTCGTTTGATTCAAGGACAGTTCCCTGATTATCGGAAAGTATTGTTGACGCAAGTACAAACGCAGGCTACGATTGATACGCAGCAATGGCTGTTAGCTATGGAGCGTATTTTTCTGCTGGTTCGGGAAGGTAAATACAATACAGTTCGCATGTTCTTCAAGGAAGATCAACTTTCTATTGTTTACAGCAATCCAGATATTGGTACTGCTTCAGAAAGCGTTTCTTGCCAATTGGAAGGAAACGAGCTGGAAATTGCTTTTAATGCTCGGTTCTTGTTAGACATTCTCAAAAATATCGATTCCGAGCAATGCACCATTGCTTTAAACACTTCCTTAAGCCCTGCCGCCATCCGGCCAGTAGGGGAAAGCCAGTATACTTACATTGTCACTCCCATGAGAATTTAAGAAGCTCTACTACGTTATTCATATCTCCTCCCAAATGGCTCTTTTTGATGGAGCATTCCTGAAAGTATTAGAACTTCAAAAATAGTAAAAGCAAAAGAATGGATAGAGGTGGCGTTAATGGAATCTGTTGAAATTTCTACGCCTTACATACAGCTGGATCAGCTGTTAAAATTAGTTGGCGCTGTAGATACAGGCGGTCAAGTCCGTTGGCTGATTGAAGAGGGTGTAGTCTTCGTTAACGACGTTTCAGCTACAGAACGTCGTAAAAAGCTGTACCCAGGGGATCGAGTGGAAATTCCCGAAAATGGCAGATGGCAAGTTGTGGCGGCGGAGGCCTAACCTGTGCAAATTCAAAGTTTATCGCTGCGACATGTGCGAAACTATGAAAACTTGGAATTACCGGTAGGGGAACAGGTTAACCTTTTTTTGGGAGATAATGGACAGGGAAAAACTAATATTTTGGAAGCGTTATATTTTTGCGCTTTTGCTAAATCACATCGAACATCGAATGATGCGGAAATGATTCGTTGGCAGCAACCACAGGGAAGTATTTCCTTGCTTTTTTCCCGCAAAGAGGTTTCGCATCGCTTGGATTTTATTTTGTCACGCCCAGAAACAAAGAGAAGTGGAAAAAAGGTGCAGATTAATGGTCAACCAGCCAAGGCTAGAGATGTAGTAGGTCTTTTTAATGCTGTGCTTTTTGCGCCGGAAGATTTGCTTCTTGTCAAAGGAGCGCCGCAGCTGCGCAGACGTTTTTTAGACAGCGAGCTTTCGCAGTCAAATCCTTTATATTATAAGAATTTTCTGCAATATCAAAGAGCATTACTACAGCGCAACCAACTGTTGCGTTCTTGCCGTGAGAAAACGGCTAATGAAGCCATGCTGGCAGCCTGGGACGCTCAATTGGCTCCTTTGGCAGCTTGGCTTGTTTTTAGACGTCAAGAAGCCGTTAAAAAGCTTTCTATGTTGGCAAACTTAATGCAACGCCGCATTACTGACGGCAAAGAGGCATTGGCGGTGCGCTATCAACTGCAGGGAGCGGCTAAAGATTTGGAATGTCCTGATGCATCTTGGTATTTGGAACAATTCGAAGTCAGCCGTCGTCAGGATATATTTAGAGGTTCTACTGGCGTAGGTCCTCACCGCGATGATTTGGAGTTTTTGGTTAATGACACGGATTTAAAGGCCTACGGTTCTCAAGGACAGCAGCGCACAGGTGTTTTAGCCCTTAAATTGGCGGAGCTAGAATTTATTAAAGCGGAGACAGGCGAATATCCGGTATTGCTTTTAGACGATGTGATGAGCGAACTCGACGCCGGGCGGCGAGAGCATTTGCTATCTTTTATCCGCGAACGCATTCAGACCTTTATTACAGGTACGGAAGCCGCTTATTTTCCCAGCCGGCTTCAGGATGAATGCTATCGTGTACAGTTGGGATGTGTGGAAAGGAGAGGCGCATGCAGCCTTTAAGCTTGGTTTTGGCGCAGGCTATTCGCAAAATGAATATCGCCAAGCCCTTTGCTACGCATTCTTTGATTGGTCATTGGCGTCAATTGGTGGGTGATGATATTGCTGATCACAGTCAGCCGAAGAAAGTCGAATTTGGCGTGCTTTTGGTTACTGTGGACAGCTCTGTATGGACGCATCATTTAACCTTGTTGAAAATGGATATTTTACAAAAAATTCATCAATATACCGGTGATAAGCTAATTAGTGATCTGCGTTTCCAAGCAGGAATTTTACATTCGGAGACGAATAACAATACAGTTGAGATGGAGGAAGCCCCTCCAAGAAGATATTGGTATCAGGCTTGCTGGAACGAAGAAGAAGCGGGCCAAATAAGAAAGTTAGCAGCTGAGGCCAATGATGAAGACGTGCGTGGCGCTAGTTTGAAGCTGTTAAAGAAGATTCGTTTGTCTCGTCGCTGGAAAGAAGAACATGGTTGGCAAGCCTGCGCTTTCTGCGGGCGTTTACGGCCTTCGGGAGAAAAAGAATGTGCCATCTGCGCTTTTGAAGCCAGGCGTGATAAGCGACAGCGCATTAGAGAATTGCTTACAGGCGCTCCTTGGCTTTTATATGGACAGCTGCGCCAGTATATAAATTGTACTTCCTACGAATATACTTCGGTTAAAGCCGATATTTTATCTGGCTTACTCCGGGATTTACAGGAGCAGCGGCTAGACGATTTACGTTTGTCTACGCTGGTTATGCTGACAACGGGGTTGCAGCCGGAAGCGCTGACGGAAGAGTTGAAAATGAGGACAGTAGAAAAATTCAGGAGGAAAAAGTATGTTTCTTCATCTAGGGTCTGATGTAGTCATTCCACTGGATTCCGTCATCGCCATTACGGATTATAAGACAAATAAATTTGTTATTAATCGTAAATTTATCAATCATGCTCGGGAAAATCAAAAAATTATTGATATTTCCGAGGGACATCCCAAAAGTGTGGTTGTTACCGATAATCAGTTGTATTTTTCGGCCATTTCTTCTGTTACTTTGAAGAAACGGGCGCTTTTTATCTATGAGGATATTCACGACGAACATAGTACTGGGGGACAGGTATGAGTATGAATGAGGAAACAATGGTCAATGGCAGTTATGGAGCCGAACAGATCCAGATTCTCGAAGGTCTGGAAGCGGTACGTAAACGGCCTGGAATGTATATTGGCAGTACTTCTGTCAGAGGGCTGCATCATTTGGTCTATGAAGTGGTGGATAACAGTATTGATGAGGCTTTGGCTGGTTATTGCGATAAGATTCATGTCGCAATTTGCCCGGACAACAGCATCTGCGTCAAGGACAATGGACGTGGCATTCCTGTAGATATGCATGATTCCGGTATGCCAGCCGTGGAAGTGGTGCTTACGGTACTTCATGCCGGTGGTAAATTTGGCGGCGAAGGCTATAAAGTTTCTGGCGGTTTGCATGGTGTAGGCGTATCTGTAGTGAATGCTCTGTCCAAGCGCTTGGAAGTGGAAGTAAAGCGGGACGGAAAAATTTATCGTATCGTTTTTGAACGCGGTGTGACCGTAGAAAAACTTCATGTAATCGGCGAAACCGATACAACAGGAACTAAGGTTACCTTTTGGCCTGATGAAGAGATTTTTGAAGAACTGGTTTTCAGTTACGATACGCTTAAACATCGCTTACGGGAGCTGGCTTTCTTAAATCGCGGCATTCATGTGGTGCTGCAGGACGAGCGGGAAGACGGCAAAACGGAAGATTTTCACTATGAAGGCGGCATTTGCTCCTTTGTACAATATCTTAATAAATCCAAGGATGTACTGCATGCAGAGCCAATATCCATTAATGGCGGCAAAGAAACCACCTTGGTGGAAATTGCTATGCAATACAATGACAGTTATGTAGAAAATGTCATTACTTTTGTCAATAATATCAATACCCAAGAAGGCGGTACTCATCTGAGCGGCTTCAAGCAGGCTTTGACGCGTTCTATTAATGACTACGCCCGGAAATTGAATCAGCTGAAGGAAGCTGACGAAAATCTCAGTGGCGAAGATATCCGTGAAGGATTGACGGCGGTTATCAGTATTAAAATTCAAGAACCGCAATTTGAAGGACAAACCAAGACAAAGCTTGGCAACAGTGAAGTTCGTGGCATTGTCGATAGCGTGGTTTCCGAAAAACT
This genomic window from uncultured Anaeromusa sp. contains:
- the dnaA gene encoding chromosomal replication initiator protein DnaA, producing MEQSQLTAIWEQLLAEIQQSIKNPMFATWIQPNTLLHLDEQELVIGTPNQIRKDWLESKYMPVLQQAAEHILKRPMHIKVSLVETNAEEAPPAQVIAPLVTAAPLPQKMEPLQTTPLMEADNNQYVSSASASATVNDPVAFLNPKYIFETFVIGNSNRLAHAASLAVSEAPAKVYNPFFIYGGVGLGKTHLMHAIGHRILKSHPHLKVLYISSEKFTNELINSIRDGNPEDFRQKYRNIDVLLVDDIQFLSKKEHTQEEFFHTFNTLHEANKQIIISSDRPPREIQTLEDRLRSRFEWGMIADIQAPDLETRIAILRKKAIIENLDVPSDVIVFIASRIDSNIRELEGSLIRVMAYASLVKQPVTIALATETLKDIFPANQPRQITIELIQDIVAVYFKLKVDDLLAKKRTRNVTYPRQIAMYLARELTDTSLPRIGEMFGGRDHTTVIHAYDKIGRERNEDAKLSQTLKELVKRIENV
- the dnaN gene encoding DNA polymerase III subunit beta yields the protein MRITCQQDILNQALQTVQIAVPSKAQIPVLSGIYLNAEDGCLQLQASDHQTSMIYTMEAEIAEPGEMVVSGRYFYDLIRRLPSQTVTLSKEISSNTLKLVSTEEATGRYDYQLLTIPPQDFPVLKPQEGRTSFSIWDHVLKDLVKKTCFSCSNDEARPIFTGCLIEINEGVIQMIATDTHRMALAQNGIEPATTTAKMIIPAKLLNEICRIVPANTQIQVHLLDGQVAFVFGSVYLVTRLIQGQFPDYRKVLLTQVQTQATIDTQQWLLAMERIFLLVREGKYNTVRMFFKEDQLSIVYSNPDIGTASESVSCQLEGNELEIAFNARFLLDILKNIDSEQCTIALNTSLSPAAIRPVGESQYTYIVTPMRI
- a CDS encoding RNA-binding S4 domain-containing protein; this encodes MESVEISTPYIQLDQLLKLVGAVDTGGQVRWLIEEGVVFVNDVSATERRKKLYPGDRVEIPENGRWQVVAAEA
- the recF gene encoding DNA replication/repair protein RecF, producing MQIQSLSLRHVRNYENLELPVGEQVNLFLGDNGQGKTNILEALYFCAFAKSHRTSNDAEMIRWQQPQGSISLLFSRKEVSHRLDFILSRPETKRSGKKVQINGQPAKARDVVGLFNAVLFAPEDLLLVKGAPQLRRRFLDSELSQSNPLYYKNFLQYQRALLQRNQLLRSCREKTANEAMLAAWDAQLAPLAAWLVFRRQEAVKKLSMLANLMQRRITDGKEALAVRYQLQGAAKDLECPDASWYLEQFEVSRRQDIFRGSTGVGPHRDDLEFLVNDTDLKAYGSQGQQRTGVLALKLAELEFIKAETGEYPVLLLDDVMSELDAGRREHLLSFIRERIQTFITGTEAAYFPSRLQDECYRVQLGCVERRGACSL
- a CDS encoding DUF721 domain-containing protein, which gives rise to MQPLSLVLAQAIRKMNIAKPFATHSLIGHWRQLVGDDIADHSQPKKVEFGVLLVTVDSSVWTHHLTLLKMDILQKIHQYTGDKLISDLRFQAGILHSETNNNTVEMEEAPPRRYWYQACWNEEEAGQIRKLAAEANDEDVRGASLKLLKKIRLSRRWKEEHGWQACAFCGRLRPSGEKECAICAFEARRDKRQRIRELLTGAPWLLYGQLRQYINCTSYEYTSVKADILSGLLRDLQEQRLDDLRLSTLVMLTTGLQPEALTEELKMRTVEKFRRKKYVSSSRV
- a CDS encoding DUF370 domain-containing protein, whose product is MFLHLGSDVVIPLDSVIAITDYKTNKFVINRKFINHARENQKIIDISEGHPKSVVVTDNQLYFSAISSVTLKKRALFIYEDIHDEHSTGGQV
- the gyrB gene encoding DNA topoisomerase (ATP-hydrolyzing) subunit B is translated as MSMNEETMVNGSYGAEQIQILEGLEAVRKRPGMYIGSTSVRGLHHLVYEVVDNSIDEALAGYCDKIHVAICPDNSICVKDNGRGIPVDMHDSGMPAVEVVLTVLHAGGKFGGEGYKVSGGLHGVGVSVVNALSKRLEVEVKRDGKIYRIVFERGVTVEKLHVIGETDTTGTKVTFWPDEEIFEELVFSYDTLKHRLRELAFLNRGIHVVLQDEREDGKTEDFHYEGGICSFVQYLNKSKDVLHAEPISINGGKETTLVEIAMQYNDSYVENVITFVNNINTQEGGTHLSGFKQALTRSINDYARKLNQLKEADENLSGEDIREGLTAVISIKIQEPQFEGQTKTKLGNSEVRGIVDSVVSEKLGEFLQENPAITKKIIEKAVMASRARMAARKARELTRRKSALEISSLPGKLADCSSRDSEQTEIYLVEGDSAGGSAKQGRDRRFQAILPLRGKIINVEKARLDKILNNEEIRSMITAFGSGIGEEFDLSKRRYGKIIIMTDADVDGAHIRTLLLTFFYRYMQPLVEQGHVFIAQPPLYLVKKGKDHTYLYSDDELDQHLTRIGRDGNVAVQRYKGLGEMNPEQLWETTMNPERRTLLQVSMEEAMEADEIFTILMGDKVEPRRKFIEEYAHRVRNLDI